The genomic stretch CAAATCCTCTTTCCATACTTGATCTTGCTCATCAATTTATTGGactggaagaagttgaccTATGCCAACTTTTTGCACGATTGCAACAGCAATTTGctttccatcttcatcagccattccttcctcttcatcaactacaacttcCCCTACTTTGATGCACCAGAAGTGCTTCTGGGCACCATAGGAAACTTCCCattcatctacaaaatCAGTGCATTTTCGCTCAAGTTCTACTGTATCTACGGATTCATCATCTACGAGATCGCCCTCATCTTGTACGAAACAGACGTCGCTGTGGGTAATCTTGGTTCACTCAACTGTCAATCTGAAGATTGCTACAACACCGACAAATTGCAGAAAGAAAATAACGGAAGACGCAGATCGCCTTCGATTCTTACGAAATTGTACAGAGATTGGAGCAGCTCGGTTGTTGTTATGAGCAGCCTCTTTGTCATTGCAATCGACTTTGTATTTGTCTGCATAGCCCCATAGACCTAAAAGTAGCAATAGAGTAAAGTTAATACAACGCAACATAATCACACAACTGTAGACTTAATAGCGCAAAGATGAATAATGTAAAACAAAGTAAGCTCACAAAGTTACCGCAATAGGACTCAAACATAAATATGTGATAAAATTAAAATATATTGAAATCCATAAAAGTGTGAAAAGTCAAGCGCCATAagaaaaatacaaaaattgATGAGTAAACTTTAAGCTGCATGCATCGATAAAAAATATAACTCAAGCAACTTTTTTTATTTTGACGTATCTACCTGCATCCCCTCAGAAGCGGAATATGAGTTTAATTGCGGCCTCACTCATAGGAGACTATGTAGTTCCAATTCTAGGCATCTTCCACTCTTTACTTTCAGTTTTAAAAGTAATGTAAGCGTAACGTTTAGTTTGTTGCTTAAGGAAGGGCAGACAATtttttccaattgcttTTAGCTAATGTATTTTGTTCTCGCTCCTAAGCCCTTGTATTTTCAGAGCCCCTATCTGTTCGCAGTAGCCTGAATGTAAAAGGCACACGACATCTATTTTTGGACATGGAACGTAGGCATAACCAGCGTATGTGGGGGATTACAAAACCATATCAAGCAAATTTCTCAAAATTCAAAGTTTCGTTGGTATGCCTCTCTATTTCTGCCaaccaagaaaagaaaagtttgaCATATTTCTATATTTCCGATCCTTGGCTATGTATTTTCTAGAGTTTTGACGTCTTAATTACTTTTAGtactttctacttcttctcctaCTACTACAACCAAAGCACACTCTATGCGTTCTATTAAAGTTATACTACAATTTTTAAATCCTTCCTTAAATTTCTTGGGGCTATGCCAGTAATTTACAATCGCGGTAATCAACATCTCAGGTACAATAGGCTTCTCCTCGTTCGTATCTGGCAAATTCTAATTCGTAATTTTCTAGCATGGGTTGGGAAGCAACAAAACCTTCAGTCATAGCTATTGTTTCATGTCCGTCGGTATCGTCACTCGCATTTTCATCTGACGACTCATTGTCGTCGTCAATGGCCAATCCTTCCTTCTGTACGCTCTCGGAAGTTTCGTTTAGATCGTTTTCTTCGCCAGCCTCTAAATTCTCTGCCTGCTCCTCTATTTCTAAATCCCACATCCGCAACACCTCCTCAGCCTCTTCTGTAGTATACATAGGTGGGCAAATACCATCTTGATCTGTTGATAGGTATGTGAGTAATCCGTGCTCGTGCATTGTTGATTCGTCTCTATCTCTCCTTTCCAATGCATCTTCTGCTAAAAGTAGTaacttctcttcaacattCTCACGGTCTTGTTCTCCTCGTCTCTGactctttcttgtttgtgCTAATAAAGTGGAAATGTGCGGAATTGCACTCTCTGGGTCCTCGTCCTCTTCGCTTCCATCGTCTTGACTGCgttcaacatcttcttgcGTTGGcgaaaatgaagaaacatGGACGTCTTTGTAATTGTCAAAAAGTCGAAGATCATTGTTTTCCAGAAGCAAATGGAACTTCAGGTATAGTCGATCTTTTAGCAGATacttatcttcttcttctttatcgCACTTTAATCTGTCTACAAGCCCTCGCCAATAGACatccttgttgaacataTCATCAGGTTCCCTGTACCCTAAGGATAATATGGATTTCATCACATCTTGAATCTTGATGTAGATCTCTTCGTTGGGATTATGGATCCGGCTCTTCGCCAAACTTCTCTGAAATTGTACTTTTTGTACAATGTTGGCAATAATTTTTCTCGTTATCTGTTTCGCAAGAGCTTCAAGTAAAAGTAAAGCATCATATCCAAGTCCAAGACTGAATTTTGACGTTAGGTATGGCTCGGAGTCTGTTATGTTGCTCTGAAGATAGAACGTATCTGTGATTTGCTGgaagttttccaacttcaaaagtgTCTGGTATTGCGATATTGGCTCGTCAAACTCATCTATAGTCAATACCTTGTTGACTATTTCATGCTGTTTCTGCTCCCTATCTGTATATATTAGTTGTGGGTCTATTTGCTGTTCTTCAGCTGATTCTGGAGCTTCTCTTTGTTCATTCTTATTTAACATTGAATTTCCATTAAGGAATTCGGCCGGAACCTCTCGTCGCACAATTTCGGTATACTTTTTGAATTGTGATTTATAGTTGGTATTGTAATCgttttcctttctcttttccttgattGAAATCAGCTCACTCTGaagctcttcaaatttGATAAAGTATTCGCTCATCTCGTAAGCAATTGGGATTTCACTGTACTTCATAAGATGCTTTGTATTTCTTGTCAATTGGATCTTGCGAGGCTGGCCATTTACTTCGTAATCATAggtctttctctttttcagtCTAGCCTTCTGCAATCCGGCTTTCAATAGGTCGTAATAGGCTAAAATCTCCAACTCGGACTTTCCAGGAAGTCTGAACTGTATGAGATCAATGCGATGGATAGAACACTTCAGAAGTGCATCGAAAAAGATCTCCTTCTCGGCCCTGGTCCACAAGGTGCCAGGACAATTTTCTAGAAGCGACTTGTTATCGCTGTTAGGATCTACatgttctttttgtttcaTTGCACGAATTTGATCTCGGAAATCACGAGAATAATATACCTTTCCATCGTGAGTTAGCTTCGAATTGCTAAAGTGTAGCCAATTATGTTTCGGTGCAAATGTCTCCTGGACATGTCGATTGTAGAAGTTCACGTAGTTGAGATTCCCGCGGAATTTCCGTCCAGATTGACGTACATGCTTCTTCCCGCTATCGCCATTGTCTTGGTTCATAATATGTATACATGGAAGATTATTGAATAAGAATGATTCGAATCTTTATAAAATTTTTAGATTCTTCATACAAATAAATTTATGTCTATTTGCAATGAGATATTCGCACTAAAAAACGAGCAGAGATCTGAGACAAGATATAGCACAATTCTATGAAGTACAACATCTTCGTATAGTTTGTAGGCTAATAGATAAGTAATTGTTCAGATAGCATATGCTGTGTTTGATAGTTCACTTCACTATTAATACTATTATTATATACTGTTTCTAATTACAATAGTGTATATTAACAACGACGTCACGATACCAACTTGACATCGTGTAATCTGTCTGAAATGTCTGCCTCTTCGTTTATGTGCTCATCCTCCGATTgctcatcttcatcttcatcttcgtcgtaGTCTGTGTCTACCCAGTCGGCGTCGTCACtgtcgtcttcttccaaattttGCAAGAGCTCAGGTAGAAACGGTTTGGGAACATCATCGTCAGCtacttcttccttggtgTAGAAGATCTCTACATACTCTTCCGGAACCAAGCCGTTTTCGCCCGACTCTGGATCTTCTGCTACGAGCCACCCCTGTCCATGTCTATACGAAATCCAGATTATCTGTCCCTCTGTCAATGCCACTTCATTATCGTTTTCTGGCTGGAAATCGAACAACGCTCTGGCTCTACAGTTGATTTCATCGTTGGATCGACCGCCATCGTCGTCTCCATTATAAATATAGTCGTTATCGTCATTAAGTTTGCTGTTCATctcttcgtcgtcatcCTCGTCGTCAATGCTCCGCACGAGACTATGGTAATGTGTagtattgttgttggcagCAGAAAGGAGATAGCCATAGTCGTCATCACTGTTGatgtcttcatcgtcaacATCCTCAGGATCGCCCATAGCTCCAAAATTGCCAGTATGCAACGGATGGCTCTCGGGATACCCGTAGTCCTTTATCACGGTGTTGGGAAGGTATAGACTTATATTCTTGTGATCTTCGTCAGCCATGGTTCAGCGAACGATAAATACgatgatgaaaaatttgatgGACTTGATGAAAGATCGAATCTAGAATAAGTCAATAGAATCAAAGTTCAGTAGTTTGATGAAGTGTTCAGTGAAACTCGTGTGTTGTGTGTATAAGTCTCTGTATCTAGGAGGCAATCTTTATGATCTGGCTTTCCTCAAACTGAAGTATATTGAGATTGATGAGAATGAATTGGATCAGACTCTTGTTATCCTGTTAGTGAATAGAacaattcttgttgttcaatgATATCTTCTGTTCTTTTGTATTTTATGACAAAAGTGAAATTGACAGCAAGTTAACAATTTGACGATTCTACAATTGTAATTCAAGAATCTCTAACAATTATTGAATCTGGCAGCTACAGAAACAAAGCTTATAACCAAAGTTAGATATATATCCCGGCTGTTTTGTAAAACGTGTCTGTTATGTGTTCTATGTTTCTTTTTCCGTTTGGCACGAATCAATTGAATCTCATTTATATTTAGAATCAACTCTTAAATTTATTTGTTCCATAGTCGTATTGTTGGAGGTGCTGATGTCGCACGATCCTGACAGTGGACTTGGATGGAGACACGACATTGTGCCTGAACTTTTGCATTGCGCGACATTTTTCtatcatttttcactcacCATCTGCCCTATTCACCTCTAAGGTATACTTTGACATCATTACTGCCGTCAAATACTGTAACCAGCAAATATTTCTTTAGGCTGCTAttggatttttcaaaatgaatGCTGAGGACgaacaaagagaagaggTGGAGGTCTTGCAATCAATATACCCAGATGAGCTTGTTGTGATCAGCGATAGCCATTACAAGATCAGAATCAAATTAGACACTCCTAGCACTAGAGTTCACACTTTGGCACTTGATGTCCGGTATCCAGCTACTTATCCAGAAGTGATACCGGATTTGGATGTAGAATTAGCAGAagatatagaagaagagtacgacgaagacgacgaagacgatgatgatgactACGACAACTACCAAAttgatgacgacgatgaggatgaagataCAAAAAGAGTCAAAGAAGCCCTCAACATGTCGGAGACCATCGAATTCACAAAGAAGGACTTGGAAATTTTATATGAAAAAATCATAGAAGAAGCCAATAACCAAATTGGTATACCGATGGTATTTGCGCTTGCATCGCAATTGAAAGACGACGCCGAACAATTGTTTAAAGACAATCTTGATAGCAAACAGGCCGAATACGATCGCGAATTGCTTGAGCGAGAAAGGATCGAGCAGCAGAAATTCAATGGTACTCCTGTGACTAAGGAATCTTTCGCAGCCTGGAGAGATAAGTTCCGCAAGGAGATGAACTACGAAGAGAAACAGAGACAGAAGTTCCGGGCTATGCACCAGGGCAAGCTCACAGGAAGAGAAATCTTTGAGAAGGGCTTGGCTCATGAAGAGGAGGTAGATGATTTGGCTGAAGGAGTGAAGAAGGTTGCTGTATAGACAAATTAGCATAGTATGACAGCTATATGATATGGTATATTGATATGGATATACCTTGCAATAATAAATTTGGGCACATAAATTGTATGGTGTCTTAGCGTTAGCTGATGATGATATAGTTGTCTAGAATGTACGGCGCCTAGATTGTCTAGGTCCAGATTGAATCGAGTCTAAAATGTATAGTATACCAGAATCTGCGGAGTGTCTATGCTCCGGCTACTTGTTTGCTAATCAAGGCTATGAGGCTATGAGGCTACGAGGCTATGAAATTTTTCGGACGTTAATGGTTTATGGCTACTAACTGCGGTACGAATCGTAAAGACGTATACTGTGCCATCTACATGGCTATGTGCTTCGTGCCTTGGGCTGCGCCCAAAAGGCTGTACTATGCGATAATTGCTCTGGGGGCTATTCATTGCCATTTGCGCTGAAGCATTCTTGTCTCAAGATTTTAAAGCGACGGCTGCATCTCGTGGTTTTTACAGCGGCAAATCAGTTGTGCATTTATCTTTTAGCTCGCAGCAATTATCATTGCCGCCAGCATTAAGACATGCATATGATCTAATCGGTCCATTTATAAGCAATCGCCAAGCCAGGGCCAGACCGTTGAAATCCTGGGGTCACCGATTTATAGAGTTAGTAATTAACAAAGGCTACATTCCATTCTGGTTAGTTTAGTTGGTGCATATATGCTTACCAAGCCTGGTAATAAGGGTAGTCTTCTTGTAGGTTATCCAGGTCATTCATGGCACGAAGCCACAGCGGCGTCTAAGCTCTCTAAATCTGTCAAGCTGTATTGCTGGTTTTGGCAATAATGTCGTCGCCATGTAATTATTGTTTTTCTTGCTCTGATGCCTCACCATTTTAGTTGCATTAGTTGATCATTGTGCCTGGTGACTATCATCCTTATTTTCTTTGCACTGAAAGTCGGAGATAATGGAAATTCACTTTCTCAACTCCTGCCGGCGGAGTTGTTACAGTTTCTCCACGCATTTCTCCTAAAATGGGCTTCCACACACTGTGTATTCTGATCATGTC from Scheffersomyces stipitis CBS 6054 chromosome 2, complete sequence encodes the following:
- a CDS encoding predicted protein yields the protein MTPSPNPLSTSRSIRFIDRYLCRIIHNPVITSTLLMCTIAAIQSNQIYNLYNSTFNSPDFIFVDEYVFDIISNALNILFVFRFQLKSQKQINKTWETLLFIAQNIGCYNLLFSSKYSILFNYEIHSSLKVCLVTQILFPYLILLINLLDWKKLTYANFLHDCNSNLLSIFISHSFLFINYNFPYFDAPEVLSGTIGNFPFIYKISAFSLKFYCIYGFIIYEIALILYETDVAVGNLGSLNCQSEDCYNTDKLQKENNGRRRSPSILTKLYRDWSSSVVVMSSLFVIAIDFVFVCIAP
- a CDS encoding predicted protein codes for the protein MNQDNGDSGKKHVRQSGRKFRGNLNYVNFYNRHVQETFAPKHNWLHFSNSKLTHDGKVYYSRDFRDQIRAMKQKEHVDPNSDNKSLLENCPGTLWTRAEKEIFFDALSKCSIHRIDLIQFRLPGKSELEILAYYDLLKAGLQKARSKKRKTYDYEVNGQPRKIQLTRNTKHLMKYSEIPIAYEMSEYFIKFEELQSESISIKEKRKENDYNTNYKSQFKKYTEIVRREVPAEFLNGNSMLNKNEQREAPESAEEQQIDPQLIYTDREQKQHEIVNKVLTIDEFDEPISQYQTLLKLENFQQITDTFYLQSNITDSEPYLTSKFSLGLGYDALLLLEALAKQITRKIIANIVQKVQFQRSLAKSRIHNPNEEIYIKIQDVMKSILSLGYREPDDMFNKDVYWRGLVDRLKCDKEEEDKYSLKDRLYSKFHLLSENNDLRLFDNYKDVHVSSFSPTQEDVERSQDDGSEEDEDPESAIPHISTLLAQTRKSQRRGEQDRENVEEKLLLLAEDALERRDRDESTMHEHGLLTYLSTDQDGICPPMYTTEEAEEVLRMWDLEIEEQAENLEAGEENDLNETSESVQKEGLAIDDDNESSDENASDDTDGHETIAMTEGFVASQPMLENYELEFARYERGEAYCT
- the NBP2 gene encoding protein that interacts with Nap1, which is involved in histone assembly — its product is MADEDHKNISLYLPNTVIKDYGYPESHPLHTGNFGAMGDPEDVDDEDINSDDDYGYLLSAANNNTTHYHSLVRSIDDEDDDEEMNSKLNDDNDYIYNGDDDGGRSNDEINCRARALFDFQPENDNEVALTEGQIIWISYRHGQGWLVAEDPESGENGLVPEEYVEIFYTKEEVADDDVPKPFLPELLQNLEEDDSDDADWVDTDYDEDEDEDEQSEDEHINEEADISDRLHDVKLVS
- a CDS encoding predicted protein, whose product is MNAEDEQREEVEVLQSIYPDELVVISDSHYKIRIKLDTPSTRVHTLALDVRYPATYPEVIPDLDVELAEDIEEEYDEDDEDDDDDYDNYQIDDDDEDEDTKRVKEALNMSETIEFTKKDLEILYEKIIEEANNQIGIPMVFALASQLKDDAEQLFKDNLDSKQAEYDRELLERERIEQQKFNGTPVTKESFAAWRDKFRKEMNYEEKQRQKFRAMHQGKLTGREIFEKGLAHEEEVDDLAEGVKKVAV